A genomic stretch from Williamwhitmania sp. includes:
- the radA gene encoding DNA repair protein RadA — QIKLRADRLKGKNPNCYILSETLLENILKHAVSMKPDLLVVDSIQTLYTDRVESSPGSVSQIRETAANLLKFAKETATPIFIIGHITKDGSLAGPKVLEHIVDVVLQFEGDNNFVYRIIRAHKNRFGSTSELGIFEMQNSGLREVENPSEILISHRSESLSGVAIAATIDGIRPFLIETQALVSTAAYGTPQRSTTGFDIRRLNMLLAVLEKRVGFKLASKDVFLNIAGGLKVTDPAIDLAVIAAILSSNLDAALPDDCCFAGEVGLSGEIRPVTRLDQRITEAAKLGFKRIFVSGNLKNIAANNTIQIVTVGRVEHLVKHLFSNNSQ; from the coding sequence GCAAATAAAGCTTCGTGCCGATCGACTCAAGGGCAAGAATCCGAATTGCTACATACTAAGCGAAACGTTACTCGAAAACATATTGAAGCATGCCGTGAGCATGAAGCCAGACCTCTTGGTGGTAGACTCCATTCAAACACTATACACCGACAGGGTTGAATCATCTCCGGGAAGTGTTTCACAGATTAGGGAAACGGCTGCGAATCTGCTCAAGTTTGCCAAGGAAACGGCTACACCAATATTTATCATTGGCCACATAACGAAGGACGGAAGCCTTGCTGGCCCTAAGGTGCTGGAACACATTGTAGACGTGGTGCTCCAGTTTGAAGGCGATAACAACTTTGTATACCGAATTATTCGTGCCCACAAAAACAGGTTTGGATCCACCTCTGAGTTGGGCATATTTGAGATGCAAAACAGCGGTCTTCGTGAGGTTGAAAACCCATCGGAAATACTCATATCACACCGCTCTGAGTCGCTAAGCGGCGTTGCCATAGCTGCCACCATCGACGGAATTCGCCCATTTCTTATCGAAACCCAAGCGCTGGTGAGCACCGCAGCCTACGGAACACCGCAACGATCTACCACCGGTTTTGATATTCGAAGGCTCAACATGCTGCTGGCGGTTTTGGAAAAGCGGGTGGGGTTTAAGCTAGCGTCGAAGGACGTATTTCTGAACATTGCGGGTGGGCTAAAAGTTACCGACCCCGCCATTGACCTCGCCGTAATTGCTGCAATTCTATCCTCCAACCTTGACGCTGCCCTCCCCGACGATTGCTGCTTTGCAGGTGAAGTAGGCCTTTCGGGCGAAATTCGTCCCGTGACCCGGCTCGATCAGCGCATAACCGAGGCGGCTAAACTTGGCTTTAAACGGATCTTTGTATCTGGAAATTTAAAAAATATTGCAGCCAATAACACCATTCAGATTGTAACTGTTGGTCGAGTTGAGCACCTTGTAAAGCATCTTTTCTCAAACAACAGCCAATAG